A single genomic interval of Saccharothrix saharensis harbors:
- a CDS encoding glycoside hydrolase family 13 protein, translating into MNWWRGAAIYQVYPRSFADGNGDGIGDLAGLRQKLPYLAELGVDAIWLSPWYPSPLADGGYDVADYRDIEPVFGTLVEAEKLIGEAHAVGLRVIIDIVPNHCSDRHPWFQEALAGRGRDRFWFHEGDGPPNDWRSRFGGPAWSQAPDGSWYLHLYSPEQPDLNWTNAEVRAEFESILRFWLDRGVDGFRIDVADGLVKDFSKPDAELPYSDQDGVHDIYRSWRKVLDEYPDERVFVGEMWLPDPERFARYLRADELHSAFNFDFLCCPWEPGELRRVIDATLAAHAPVGAPPTWVLSNHDVTRHVSRMGREDTSFDFGRRQHLTPTDLELGVKRARAAIMLTTALPGCVYVYQGEELGLEEVDDLPDELREDPVWVRSGHTDRGRDGCRVPIPWGEDGPSWLPRPAHWRSLSVAAQTGDPDSMLAHYRAVLALRRSEPSLGDGTMAWLDLGPDVVAFTRGEDFACVLNLSAEPVKLPAHDAVVLASGPLVDGALPPDTAVWIRPAR; encoded by the coding sequence ATGAACTGGTGGCGCGGTGCGGCCATCTACCAGGTGTACCCGCGCAGCTTCGCCGACGGCAACGGCGACGGGATCGGTGATCTGGCGGGTCTGCGCCAGAAGCTCCCGTACCTCGCCGAGTTGGGTGTGGACGCGATCTGGCTCAGTCCCTGGTACCCGTCGCCGCTGGCGGACGGCGGCTACGACGTCGCCGACTACCGCGACATCGAGCCGGTGTTCGGCACGCTCGTGGAGGCGGAGAAGCTGATCGGCGAGGCGCACGCGGTCGGCCTGCGGGTGATCATCGACATCGTGCCCAACCACTGCTCCGACCGGCACCCCTGGTTCCAGGAGGCGTTGGCGGGCAGGGGGCGGGACCGGTTCTGGTTCCACGAGGGCGACGGGCCGCCGAACGACTGGCGGTCGCGGTTCGGCGGGCCGGCGTGGAGCCAGGCGCCGGACGGCTCGTGGTACCTGCACCTGTACAGCCCGGAGCAGCCTGACCTGAATTGGACCAACGCGGAGGTGCGGGCCGAGTTCGAGTCGATCCTGCGGTTCTGGCTGGACCGGGGCGTGGACGGGTTCCGCATCGACGTCGCCGACGGCCTGGTCAAGGACTTCTCCAAGCCGGACGCCGAGCTGCCGTACTCCGACCAGGACGGCGTGCACGACATCTACCGGTCGTGGCGGAAGGTGTTGGACGAGTACCCGGACGAGCGGGTGTTCGTCGGCGAGATGTGGCTGCCCGACCCGGAGCGGTTCGCCCGCTACCTGCGGGCCGACGAGCTGCACTCGGCGTTCAACTTCGACTTCCTGTGCTGCCCGTGGGAGCCCGGTGAGCTGCGGCGGGTCATCGACGCCACGCTGGCCGCGCACGCGCCGGTCGGCGCGCCGCCCACGTGGGTGCTGTCCAACCACGACGTGACGCGGCACGTGTCGCGGATGGGCCGGGAGGACACGTCGTTCGACTTCGGACGGCGGCAGCACCTCACGCCGACGGACCTGGAGCTGGGCGTGAAGCGGGCGCGTGCGGCGATCATGCTGACCACGGCGCTGCCCGGGTGCGTGTACGTCTACCAGGGGGAGGAGTTGGGGCTGGAGGAGGTCGACGACCTGCCCGACGAGCTGCGCGAGGACCCGGTGTGGGTGCGCTCGGGCCACACCGACCGTGGTCGGGACGGGTGCCGGGTGCCGATCCCGTGGGGCGAGGACGGGCCGTCGTGGCTGCCGCGGCCGGCGCACTGGCGGTCGTTGTCGGTGGCCGCGCAGACCGGTGACCCCGACTCGATGCTCGCGCACTACCGCGCCGTGCTGGCGCTGCGGCGGTCGGAGCCGTCGCTGGGCGACGGCACGATGGCGTGGCTGGACCTCGGGCCGGACGTGGTCGCGTTCACCCGCGGCGAGGACTTCGCGTGCGTGCTCAACCTGTCCGCGGAGCCGGTCAAGCTGCCCGCGCACGACGCCGTGGTGCTGGCCAGCGGGCCCCTGGTGGACGGCGCCCTGCCGCCGGACACCGCGGTCTGGATCAGGCCCGCTCGTTGA
- a CDS encoding MarR family winged helix-turn-helix transcriptional regulator yields the protein MARTGQNPTSVPVPQVAEGGRISHAIFRVARLHRLLASQLLRQAGLHPGQEMVMMYLWDCGPQRLTDLCTVLGADSPAMTRTVQRLERAGFVRRSPDPTDGRAVLVEPTAASQALRHEVERMWRELEEATVGDLDEDQQAETLGVLGLLECNLAARTHRPAMVNERA from the coding sequence ATGGCCAGGACAGGACAAAATCCCACGTCAGTGCCGGTTCCCCAGGTCGCAGAAGGTGGCCGGATCAGCCACGCGATCTTCCGCGTCGCCCGGCTGCACCGCCTCCTGGCGAGTCAGTTGCTCAGGCAGGCAGGTCTGCACCCAGGCCAGGAAATGGTGATGATGTACCTCTGGGACTGCGGCCCGCAGCGGTTGACCGACCTGTGCACCGTGCTCGGGGCGGACTCGCCGGCCATGACCAGGACGGTGCAGCGGCTGGAACGCGCCGGCTTCGTGCGCCGCTCCCCCGACCCCACCGACGGCCGCGCCGTGCTCGTCGAGCCGACCGCCGCGAGCCAGGCGCTGCGGCACGAGGTCGAGCGCATGTGGCGCGAGCTGGAAGAGGCCACCGTCGGCGACCTGGACGAAGACCAGCAGGCCGAGACCCTGGGGGTGCTCGGCCTGCTGGAGTGCAACCTGGCGGCGCGGACCCACCGGCCCGCGATGGTCAACGAGCGGGCCTGA
- a CDS encoding alkene reductase, with translation MSTAFEPLDLAGTELPNRIVMSPMTRSRAYDTVPTPVMAEYYAQRASAGLIITEGIQPSVIGQGYPFTPGLHSDEQVEGWRGVTDAVHAAGGRIFAQLMHGGRIGHPSLLPGDLHPVGASAVRPAGQLFAGEGMVDFETPRELTGAEVEATIADFATAARNAVEAGFDGIELHGANGYLLHQFLADNTNLRTDEWGGSVENRIRFVVEVVRATSEAIGGRRVGLRISPFASYNDIVEGSADEVYPALVDAINPFGLAYLHIGESGERALTLELRKRFTGTVILNPFTPDGVTGPDHLPLLDDGTADALSFGALFLANPDLPARLRTGGPFNTPDPSTYFGGTEKGYVDYPALTSVNA, from the coding sequence ATGAGCACCGCGTTCGAGCCCCTGGACCTGGCGGGCACCGAGCTGCCCAACCGGATCGTGATGTCGCCGATGACCCGCAGCCGGGCGTACGACACCGTGCCGACGCCGGTCATGGCCGAGTACTACGCCCAGCGGGCCAGTGCGGGGTTGATCATCACGGAGGGGATCCAGCCGTCCGTGATCGGGCAGGGCTACCCGTTCACGCCCGGTCTGCACAGCGACGAGCAGGTGGAGGGCTGGCGCGGCGTCACGGACGCGGTGCACGCGGCGGGCGGGCGGATCTTCGCGCAGCTCATGCACGGCGGCCGGATCGGGCACCCGAGCCTGCTGCCCGGCGACCTGCACCCCGTGGGCGCGTCGGCGGTGCGTCCCGCGGGGCAGTTGTTCGCCGGCGAGGGGATGGTGGACTTCGAGACGCCGCGTGAGCTGACCGGGGCGGAGGTGGAGGCCACCATCGCCGACTTCGCCACCGCGGCCCGCAACGCGGTCGAGGCCGGGTTCGACGGGATCGAGCTGCACGGCGCCAACGGCTACCTGCTGCACCAGTTCCTGGCCGACAACACCAACCTGCGCACCGACGAGTGGGGTGGCTCGGTCGAGAACCGCATCCGGTTCGTGGTCGAGGTGGTGCGGGCGACGTCCGAGGCGATCGGCGGGCGGCGGGTCGGCCTGCGGATCTCCCCGTTCGCCTCGTACAACGACATCGTCGAGGGGTCGGCCGACGAGGTGTACCCGGCCCTGGTCGACGCGATCAACCCGTTCGGCCTGGCCTACCTGCACATCGGCGAGTCCGGCGAGCGGGCGTTGACGCTGGAGCTGCGCAAGCGCTTCACCGGGACGGTGATCCTCAACCCGTTCACGCCCGACGGCGTCACCGGTCCGGACCACCTGCCGCTGCTGGACGACGGCACCGCGGACGCGTTGAGCTTCGGCGCGTTGTTCCTGGCCAACCCGGACCTGCCCGCCCGGCTGCGCACCGGCGGCCCGTTCAACACGCCGGACCCGTCCACGTACTTCGGCGGCACCGAGAAGGGCTACGTCGACTACCCGGCGTTGACCAGCGTGAACGCGTGA
- a CDS encoding DeoR/GlpR family DNA-binding transcription regulator, with product MRADERKRRILARARADGRVDVAEIAAELEVAQETVRRDLRLLDEHGLVRRTHGGAFPVESAGYETGLKFRSASMVPEKRRIARAAADRLGDAETVFVDEGYTPQLVAEALPTGRPLTVITASLPTAAVLSEVPSATVLLLGGRVRGRTLATVDHWATRMLSEMVIDLAYIGANGISREHGLTTPDPAVGAVKAQALASARRRVFVGVHTKFGVSSFHRFGGIADLEAIVTDSVLPAGEAHRYALLGPKVVRA from the coding sequence GTGCGGGCGGACGAGCGGAAGCGGCGCATCCTGGCCCGGGCCCGGGCGGACGGCCGGGTCGACGTGGCCGAGATCGCGGCCGAGCTGGAGGTCGCGCAGGAGACCGTGCGGCGCGACCTGCGCCTGCTCGACGAGCACGGCCTGGTCCGCCGCACGCACGGCGGCGCGTTCCCGGTGGAGAGCGCGGGCTACGAGACCGGGCTCAAGTTCCGGTCCGCGTCGATGGTGCCGGAGAAGCGGCGGATCGCCCGAGCCGCCGCCGACCGCCTCGGTGACGCGGAGACCGTGTTCGTCGACGAGGGTTACACGCCCCAGCTCGTCGCCGAGGCGCTGCCCACCGGCAGGCCGTTGACGGTGATCACCGCGTCCCTGCCGACCGCCGCCGTGCTGTCGGAGGTGCCGTCCGCGACCGTGCTGCTGCTCGGCGGTCGGGTGCGCGGCCGGACGCTCGCGACGGTGGACCACTGGGCCACCCGCATGCTCTCGGAGATGGTGATCGACCTGGCCTACATCGGGGCGAACGGCATCTCCCGCGAGCACGGCCTGACCACGCCCGACCCGGCGGTGGGCGCGGTCAAGGCGCAGGCACTGGCCTCGGCCCGCCGCCGCGTGTTCGTCGGCGTGCACACGAAGTTCGGCGTGTCGAGCTTCCACCGGTTCGGCGGCATCGCCGACTTGGAGGCGATCGTCACCGACTCCGTGCTGCCCGCGGGCGAGGCGCACCGCTACGCCCTGCTCGGACCGAAGGTCGTCCGGGCCTGA
- a CDS encoding ABC transporter substrate-binding protein: MKSLRYGGLLAAVLLATTACAGAGGGGGDAGNSINVLMVNNPQMQDLQKLTADNFTKDTGITVNFTVLPENDVRDKISQDFSSQAGQYDVATISNYETPIYAKNGWLTPLDDYVAKDTGFDQDDVLEPIRQSLTAADGKVYAQPFYGESSFLMYRKDVLDAKGLTMPENPTWQQVAEIAARVDGAQPGMKGICLRGQPGWGQLMAPLTTVVNTFGGTWFTKDWRAQLDSPEFKEATTFYVDLVRAHGEAGAPQAGFAECLNNMTQGKVAMWYDATVAAGLLEAEDSPVKGKLGFAQAPVVKTDSSAWLYTWAFGIQKASKRADNAWKFVSWASGKGYEELVGKTLGWSKLPDGKRKSTYQRPEYLAAGGSFAEQAEAAIAGAKPTDPGVQERPASGIQFVGIPEFTDLGTQVSQKISAAIAGSTTVDAALEESQALAETVAAKYRGK; this comes from the coding sequence ATGAAGTCATTGCGGTATGGCGGTCTGCTGGCCGCGGTGCTCCTGGCCACGACGGCGTGCGCCGGCGCGGGCGGCGGGGGCGGCGACGCCGGGAACTCGATCAACGTCCTGATGGTGAACAACCCGCAGATGCAGGACTTGCAGAAGCTCACCGCGGACAACTTCACCAAGGACACCGGCATCACGGTCAACTTCACCGTGCTGCCCGAGAACGACGTCCGCGACAAGATCAGCCAGGACTTCTCCAGCCAGGCGGGCCAGTACGACGTGGCCACGATCAGCAACTACGAGACGCCGATCTACGCCAAGAACGGCTGGCTCACCCCGCTGGACGACTACGTCGCCAAGGACACCGGCTTCGACCAGGACGACGTCCTCGAACCGATCCGCCAGTCCCTCACCGCCGCCGACGGCAAGGTCTACGCGCAGCCGTTCTACGGCGAGTCGTCGTTCCTCATGTACCGCAAGGACGTGCTGGACGCCAAGGGCCTGACCATGCCGGAGAACCCGACGTGGCAGCAGGTCGCCGAGATCGCCGCCCGGGTCGACGGCGCCCAGCCCGGCATGAAGGGCATCTGCCTGCGCGGCCAGCCCGGTTGGGGTCAGCTGATGGCGCCGCTGACCACGGTGGTCAACACGTTCGGCGGCACGTGGTTCACCAAGGACTGGCGGGCGCAGCTCGACTCGCCGGAGTTCAAGGAGGCCACGACGTTCTACGTGGACCTCGTCCGGGCGCACGGCGAGGCGGGCGCGCCGCAGGCCGGGTTCGCCGAGTGCCTGAACAACATGACCCAGGGCAAGGTCGCCATGTGGTACGACGCCACGGTCGCGGCCGGCCTGCTGGAGGCCGAGGACTCGCCGGTGAAGGGCAAGCTCGGCTTCGCCCAGGCGCCGGTCGTCAAGACCGACAGCTCGGCGTGGCTGTACACGTGGGCGTTCGGCATCCAGAAGGCAAGCAAGAGGGCCGACAACGCGTGGAAGTTCGTGTCCTGGGCGTCCGGCAAGGGCTACGAGGAGCTGGTCGGCAAGACGCTGGGCTGGTCGAAGCTGCCCGACGGCAAGCGGAAGTCGACCTACCAGCGGCCCGAGTACCTGGCCGCGGGCGGCTCGTTCGCCGAGCAGGCGGAGGCGGCCATCGCGGGCGCCAAGCCCACCGACCCCGGCGTGCAGGAGCGGCCCGCGAGCGGCATCCAGTTCGTCGGCATCCCGGAGTTCACCGACCTGGGCACGCAGGTGTCGCAGAAGATCAGCGCCGCCATCGCGGGCTCCACCACGGTGGACGCCGCGCTGGAGGAGAGCCAGGCGCTGGCCGAGACCGTCGCCGCCAAGTACCGGGGGAAGTGA
- a CDS encoding carbohydrate ABC transporter permease yields MREAPARTEPGPPARTRRLGAAARWARRAPLLPALIFTIVVTQLPFVATLVISLMRWNSLDPANRGFAGLDNYAAVFTDPDLRGAIGVTVLLTATVVLVSLALGLGLALLLDRGFAGRGVVRTMLIAPFLVVPVAAALLWKHALYNPEYGLLNGVLTWLFGADAPQPEWISGMPLLAVEAALVWQWTPFMMLILLAGLQSRPQDAVEAARIDGATSWQVFRHLTLPHLRQYLELGALLGSIYVVQNFDAVFTITSGGLGTANLPYTIYQTFYQAHDYGRASAAGVVVVVGSIVIATFALRVVSSLLREEVRG; encoded by the coding sequence GTGCGGGAAGCACCGGCGCGGACCGAACCCGGGCCACCCGCGCGGACGCGGCGGTTGGGGGCGGCGGCTCGCTGGGCCCGCCGCGCCCCGCTCCTGCCCGCGCTGATCTTCACGATCGTGGTCACCCAGCTGCCGTTCGTCGCCACGCTGGTGATCTCGCTGATGCGGTGGAACTCGCTGGACCCGGCCAACCGCGGGTTCGCGGGCCTGGACAACTACGCGGCCGTGTTCACCGACCCGGACCTGCGCGGCGCCATCGGCGTCACGGTCCTGCTCACCGCGACCGTGGTGCTGGTCAGCCTCGCGCTCGGGTTGGGGCTGGCGCTGCTGCTCGACCGGGGGTTCGCCGGGCGGGGCGTGGTGCGCACGATGCTCATCGCGCCGTTCCTGGTGGTGCCGGTCGCCGCCGCGCTGCTGTGGAAGCACGCGCTCTACAACCCCGAGTACGGCCTGCTCAACGGTGTGCTGACGTGGTTGTTCGGCGCCGACGCGCCTCAGCCGGAGTGGATCAGCGGCATGCCGCTGCTCGCGGTCGAGGCGGCGCTGGTGTGGCAGTGGACGCCGTTCATGATGCTGATCCTGCTGGCGGGCTTGCAGAGCCGCCCGCAGGACGCGGTGGAGGCCGCGCGCATCGACGGCGCCACGTCGTGGCAGGTGTTCCGCCACCTCACGCTGCCGCACCTGCGGCAGTACCTGGAGCTGGGCGCGCTGCTCGGCTCGATCTACGTGGTGCAGAACTTCGACGCCGTCTTCACCATCACCTCCGGCGGCCTGGGCACGGCCAACCTGCCGTACACGATCTACCAGACCTTCTACCAGGCGCACGACTACGGCCGGGCGTCGGCGGCGGGCGTGGTCGTGGTGGTCGGCTCGATCGTCATCGCCACGTTCGCGCTGCGCGTGGTGTCGTCGCTGCTTCGCGAGGAGGTGCGCGGGTGA
- a CDS encoding carbohydrate ABC transporter permease, with amino-acid sequence MNRLLGLAAWAAGLLFFAPVAWMVLTSLHSEPDAATNPPSLAAPITFDGYAEFFDSNPWPPLINSMSASIGSTVLVLLLAVPAAYALSIKKVEKWSDVLFFFLSTKMLPVVAGLLPIYLVAQHTGMLDNISFLVVLYTSMNLPIAVWLMRSFLAEVPGEILEAAALDGAGLVTTLRRVVAPVALPGIAATSLICFIFSWNELLFARVLTGVVAGTAPVHLTGFVTSQGLFLAKVCAAAVVVSLPVLVAGFAAQDKLVQGLSLGAVK; translated from the coding sequence GTGAACAGGCTCCTGGGACTGGCCGCGTGGGCCGCCGGCCTGCTGTTCTTCGCGCCGGTGGCGTGGATGGTGCTCACCTCGCTGCACAGCGAGCCGGACGCGGCGACCAACCCGCCGTCACTGGCCGCGCCGATCACGTTCGACGGCTACGCCGAGTTCTTCGACTCGAACCCGTGGCCGCCGCTGATCAACTCGATGAGCGCGTCGATCGGCTCCACGGTGCTGGTGCTGCTGCTGGCCGTCCCGGCGGCGTACGCGCTCTCGATCAAGAAGGTCGAGAAGTGGTCGGACGTGCTGTTCTTCTTCCTGTCCACCAAGATGCTGCCGGTCGTGGCCGGTCTGCTGCCGATCTACCTGGTCGCGCAACACACCGGCATGCTCGACAACATCTCGTTCCTGGTCGTGCTCTACACGTCGATGAACCTGCCGATCGCGGTGTGGCTGATGCGGTCGTTCCTGGCCGAGGTGCCGGGCGAGATCCTGGAGGCCGCCGCGCTGGACGGTGCGGGCCTGGTCACCACGCTGCGCCGGGTCGTCGCGCCGGTCGCCCTGCCCGGCATCGCGGCGACCTCGCTGATCTGCTTCATCTTCAGCTGGAACGAGCTGCTGTTCGCCCGCGTGCTGACCGGTGTGGTGGCGGGCACCGCGCCGGTCCACCTCACCGGGTTCGTCACCAGCCAGGGCCTGTTCCTGGCCAAGGTGTGCGCCGCCGCCGTGGTGGTGTCGCTGCCGGTGCTCGTCGCCGGGTTCGCCGCCCAGGACAAGCTGGTCCAGGGCCTGTCTCTGGGAGCCGTGAAGTGA
- a CDS encoding zinc-dependent alcohol dehydrogenase family protein: MKAAVITGVGAVEVAEVPDPAPGPRQVVVDVAACGLCGTDLHILQGEFAPTLPVVPGHEFAGVVVEVGTDVTEVAVGDRVAVDPSLYCHECRMCRSGRANLCERWAAIGVTTGGGAAEYALAPVANCVKLPDHVRTEDAALIEPLSCAVRGYDVLRSQLASRVLIYGSGTMGLMMLQLGKLTGASSIEVVDLNPDRLATAELLGVTATATSPDELDRPRGWDVVIDATGNEKAIQDGLGRVAKGGTFLQFGVSDYAARVTIDPYRIYNQEITITGSMAVLHSFERAADLFAAGVLDPEVFISDRLPLADYASALSRFRAGQGRKIQVLP, encoded by the coding sequence GTGAAAGCAGCCGTGATCACCGGTGTCGGCGCGGTGGAGGTGGCCGAGGTGCCGGATCCGGCGCCCGGTCCGCGGCAGGTCGTCGTGGACGTCGCGGCGTGCGGGCTGTGCGGCACGGACCTGCACATCCTGCAGGGCGAGTTCGCGCCGACGCTGCCGGTCGTGCCGGGGCACGAGTTCGCGGGCGTGGTCGTCGAGGTGGGGACCGACGTCACCGAAGTCGCGGTCGGCGACCGGGTCGCGGTGGACCCGTCGCTGTACTGCCACGAGTGCCGCATGTGCCGGTCCGGGCGCGCCAACCTGTGCGAGCGGTGGGCCGCCATCGGCGTCACGACCGGGGGTGGCGCGGCCGAGTACGCGCTCGCGCCGGTGGCGAACTGCGTGAAGCTGCCCGACCACGTGCGCACCGAGGACGCCGCGCTGATCGAGCCGCTGTCGTGCGCGGTGCGCGGGTACGACGTGCTGCGCTCGCAGTTGGCCAGCCGGGTGCTCATCTACGGCTCGGGCACGATGGGCCTGATGATGCTGCAGCTCGGCAAGCTCACCGGCGCGTCGTCGATCGAGGTGGTCGACCTCAACCCGGACCGCCTGGCCACGGCCGAGCTGCTCGGCGTCACGGCCACCGCGACGTCGCCGGACGAGCTGGACCGGCCGCGGGGTTGGGACGTCGTGATCGACGCGACCGGCAACGAGAAGGCGATCCAGGACGGGCTGGGCCGGGTCGCCAAGGGCGGCACGTTCCTGCAGTTCGGCGTGTCCGACTACGCGGCGCGGGTGACCATCGACCCGTACCGGATCTACAACCAGGAGATCACCATCACCGGGTCGATGGCGGTGCTGCACTCGTTCGAACGCGCGGCCGACCTGTTCGCCGCGGGCGTGCTCGACCCGGAGGTGTTCATCAGCGACCGCCTGCCGCTGGCGGACTACGCCTCGGCGCTGTCGCGGTTCCGGGCGGGGCAGGGGCGCAAGATCCAGGTGCTGCCCTGA